In Fusarium oxysporum f. sp. lycopersici 4287 chromosome 2, whole genome shotgun sequence, a genomic segment contains:
- a CDS encoding hypothetical protein (At least one base has a quality score < 10) has protein sequence MGIGDRNTLLGSNPVTSRCTDRASPLAELLPNTSQIPDKIDMPGVIYDDLLEDVREGLEEIFDHPGSRAPFIPGYQDRADAIARAKLLREHGQKSSDIMMVHLRPPLCSHLS, from the coding sequence ATGGGAATTGGAGATCGGAACACCTTGCTGGGTAGCAACCCGGTGACGTCGAGATGCACAGACAGAGCGTCACCCCTCGCCGAGCTACTCCCAAATACTTCCCAAATCCCGGACAAGATCGACATGCCGGGAGTAATATACGACGACCTTCTCGAGGATGTTCGAGAAGGCCTGGAGGAGATCTTTGACCACCCAGGCTCCCGTGCACCCTTCATACCAGGGTACCAAGATCGTGCTGATGCGATCGCGCGTGCGAAGCTGTTGCGCGAACACGGCCAGAAAAGCTCGGATATCATGATGGTGCATCTGAGGCCTCCTCTCTGTAGTCATCTCTCATAG
- a CDS encoding pectate lyase: protein MHFPSAIALLTALPSVLACKGYTGGLPKHTGTKTLSAPQYIKKGQTFDAGWVKYDRGVKCTGQDEGANIIGGGAYKAADKIIQHNGCGHVNIINFYANDYGKVYRSCGNCKGNCRRSVHMEGTTAVNGGELMGINTNLGDKATYSNNCYPKVQCQGYNGCDKGNGACEPTKAGLC from the exons ATGCATTTCCCCAGCGCAATTGCTCTTCTTACAGCCCTCCCATCAGTCTTAGCCTGCAAAGGTTATACTGGAGGACTTCCCAAGCACACAGGAACCAAGACTCTCAGTGCTCCGCAATATATCAAAAAGGGCCAGACCTTCGACGCTGGCTGGGTCAAGTATGATCGTGGCGTAAAATGCACAGGCCAGGATGAAGGAG CCAACATCATCGGAGGTGGCGCCTACAAGGCTGCTGATAAAATCATTCAGCATAACGGCTGTGGTcatgtcaacatcatcaacttctaCGCCAACGATTACGGAAAGGTGTACAGGTCTTGCGGTAACTGCAAGGGTAACTGCCGGCGCTCGGTGCATATGGAAGGTACCACTGCTGTGAACGGTGGTGAGTTGATgggcatcaacaccaacttgGGCGATAAG GCCACGTACTCCAATAACTGTTACCCCAAAGTCCAATGCCAGGGCTACAACGGGTGCGACAAGGGCAATGGTGCTTGTGAGCCCACCAAGGCTGGTCTTTGTTGA